Below is a genomic region from Molothrus ater isolate BHLD 08-10-18 breed brown headed cowbird chromosome 15, BPBGC_Mater_1.1, whole genome shotgun sequence.
GGAATGCAAACGTTCTAACACAAATGAACAATATCCTGCAGGGACAGTCTTCTACTCCCAACAAGAAGCCACTGAATTCAGAAAGATGAATGAGGAAACAAAACTCAAAGTCCTGTTTTCAAATTCTTGATTTTATCTTCAGGAAATTATCTATAATGGACATGTGACCTTTTCATGCACAGAAAGACTCTCTACAGATACAGCCTACCCTAACACATCTTCTAGTACTGTACTTCCAAGACACTCTGAGTGGGACAGAACACCAAACCCACCCATGGGCCAAAGGAAGATTTTGTTGTGCagtttcctgctcttctctgccttGGGGAAGATGAGACCCCTGTACTCATAGGGTCAAAATAGCCTTTTACTCTACAGAGCTGGAATTGCCAACAGTGCAATGGCTGGATAGGGCAAATTCACTGTTTCCCAGGGAAGAAATAGTGAAACATCAGTAGTTTCACAATGGTCGAACAGACAGACATACTGAGAAAAAGCATAACACACCGAGCCTGCACATCTCAGACAGAGACATCCAGAACCCCAGAAAGAAAAAGTCCCATGCTAGCAGAGAATCGTGAGAAACGATTTTGTACGATCTTGCTTTtctgggcagggaaaagggcttTGGTGCCAATTCAGCAAGTGTGAGATTTGTCTGCTCAACTCGACCGTTGTGTTATAGCAATTAATAGGAGTTTCATGGCCTAGTCAGAAAGTAAGAGAGAGGAGCGTAGAAGGAGTGGTAACTCCATTCATAAATCATATCAGAAATGACCATACCTGAACTAAAGTATGTTCCTGATGAAGTGAGAacctttcttttgttttcttctttctgtttttggAGAAACTGGAAACTATTATTCTGACTCAGGATATGAGGGAAATTGGTTATGCCACTTGAAAACAAAGGTTTTCTTGGGACAAATCAGTGGCACAGGTTGCAGCCTGAATCCCTTTCTACTAAGAGCTGTAAAGcctcctgctgtgcagagcccatCTAGTCAAAGGAAAGAGCGTTGAACTGTCCTGCAGAGAGAGTGCCAGCACTGTCTGGGGCCATGTCCTCGCTGCTGACAGGGCCTGCGGGGAAATCCTGTTCCTCATGGGGGCCCTGGCCCACGGCGCAGTGCTGtgggggcaggctgggcaggatgggCTTGAGGAATCTGAACTCGCTGTTGCCCGAGCCCGTGGTGAGGCTGATCTCGTAGCAATAGGGGCGGGGCAGGGTCCCTGCAGCAGCGGCTGCATCGGCCAGGCCGCTCTGCAAGGTGTCGGCAGCATAGAGCACCTGGCCAGccttcagctccttcctcctgcacagcctgcGAGCCACCAGCGCTGCGGTggagatgaggaagaggagggagacaAAGACCAAGGCAATGATTAAATAGGTGGTGAGGGAGGCGGCCTGATCCTCGGTGGCCGGGCTGCTGTGCGGGAGGCGCACGTCGGAGAAGTCCTTGAGCAGGAGAGCGCTGAGAGCTGCCGTGGCTGACAGCGGGGGCTTGCCGTTGTCTCTGACCAGCACAAGGAGCTTCTGCTTGACGCTGTCTCTCTCTGTCACCGGCCTCCTGAGACGCACCTCGCCGCTTTGGAGGCCCACGGAAAACAGGCCTGGGTCGGTGGCCCTCAGCAGGTGGTAGGAGAGCCAGGAGTTCTGTCCCGAGTCGGCATCGACGGCCACCACTTTGCTGATGAGGTAGCCCGCCTCAGCCGACACGGGCACCAGCTCACTGGAGGCCGGGCTGCTCTCGGGCGCCGGGTAGAGCACGAGCGGGGCGTTGTCGTTCTCGTCCAGCACCACAAGGCGGACGGTGACGTTGGCTCGGAGGGGAGGAGAGCCCGCGTCAGAGGCACTGACCGTCACCTCGGTCTGCCTCAAGTGCTCGTAGTCCAGGGGCCGCAGCACAAACACGTGTCCCGTCTCAGAGTTCACCGAGATGCAGGAGCACCAGGGCCGCTCTGGcccttgctctgctgccagggaatAGGTCACCTTGGCATTGAGCCCCACGTCAGCATCTGCAGCGCTCACGGCCCCAACAAACACCGTGGGGACGTTGTTCTCCCGCACGTACATGGTGTAGGAGGTCTGGTTGAAGACGGGGGCGTTGTCGTTGACGTCGGAGATGTCCACGGTGAAGGTCTGCGTGGTGCTGAGAGGAGGCGAGCCCGCATCTGCTGCCGTGACCCTCAGGACGTACTGAGGCGTCTCCTCGCGGTCCAGCGCGCTCACTGTCACCAGCTCATAGTAATTCTTATAGGCCGGCCGCAGGGAGAAGAAGAGCTGATCGTGCAGGGCACAGGAGATCTTCCCGTTGGCACCAGAGTCCCGGTCCCTGACCGTAAACAGGGCAACCACCGTGCCGGGCACTGTGTTCTCGGGGAGGGGACTGCTGAAGGAACTGACCACCAGCTCTGGGGCATTGTCATTCACATCCACCACCTCCACCAACACTTTACAGATTGCTGAGAGGCCCCCTCCATCCGTGGCTCTTACAGTGAGCTCATGCATTTGTGCTGCCTCGAAGTCCAGTGTTTTTCGGAGTTTAATTTCACCAGTTATGGGATCAATCACAAATGCTGTATTGCTCTCTCCCACTGCCTGGCTGAGTTGATAGGAAATGTCTCCATTAACTCCTGCATCTGGATCATTTGCCAGCACAGTCAGAACCACAGAGCCTTCTGGAATGTTTTCTAAAATCTTCGCAATATACACGTCCTGTGTGAATTTGGGAGCATTGTCATTTGCATCTAGAATGACAATTTTCACTTCAGTGGTGCCACTCCTGGATG
It encodes:
- the LOC118692003 gene encoding protocadherin beta-15-like — translated: MALARQVLCVCALLGLPLARAEPIRYSVAEEAESGSLVGELAEDAGLTPAQLSARRARLVSEDGRQHFRFERASGRLVVAGRLDREELCAQSDPCMLPFELLLSNPLQFFRVEVSLQDINDHSPVFPNDRVTFKIPETSDPGAHFPLEVAQDLDIGSNTVQEYSISPGNEYFTVSYGTGISGTKYLELVLEKPLDREEQAEMSFSVIAEDAGVPSRSGTTEVKIVILDANDNAPKFTQDVYIAKILENIPEGSVVLTVLANDPDAGVNGDISYQLSQAVGESNTAFVIDPITGEIKLRKTLDFEAAQMHELTVRATDGGGLSAICKVLVEVVDVNDNAPELVVSSFSSPLPENTVPGTVVALFTVRDRDSGANGKISCALHDQLFFSLRPAYKNYYELVTVSALDREETPQYVLRVTAADAGSPPLSTTQTFTVDISDVNDNAPVFNQTSYTMYVRENNVPTVFVGAVSAADADVGLNAKVTYSLAAEQGPERPWCSCISVNSETGHVFVLRPLDYEHLRQTEVTVSASDAGSPPLRANVTVRLVVLDENDNAPLVLYPAPESSPASSELVPVSAEAGYLISKVVAVDADSGQNSWLSYHLLRATDPGLFSVGLQSGEVRLRRPVTERDSVKQKLLVLVRDNGKPPLSATAALSALLLKDFSDVRLPHSSPATEDQAASLTTYLIIALVFVSLLFLISTAALVARRLCRRKELKAGQVLYAADTLQSGLADAAAAAGTLPRPYCYEISLTTGSGNSEFRFLKPILPSLPPQHCAVGQGPHEEQDFPAGPVSSEDMAPDSAGTLSAGQFNALSFD